A stretch of Lagopus muta isolate bLagMut1 chromosome 9, bLagMut1 primary, whole genome shotgun sequence DNA encodes these proteins:
- the SUCNR1 gene encoding succinate receptor 1 yields the protein MAVNGTDACQDVGGALQKVYLSTMYSLEFTLGAIGNSVVVLGYIFCLKEWKNGNIYLFNLSLSDLLFLCTLPVLVSSYSRGRWISSSILCYSNRFLLHVNLYTSILFLTVISIDRYMLMRYPFRDHALQKRKTAFIVCIAVWVLVILELLPLTFFLETVSPANNFTCLDYASSGDPEKSLIYSLFLTLFGFLIPLAIMCFFYVKMLLFLKTWKERSSSVLALERPLTLVVLAVTTFSLLFTPYHVMRNVRLASRIPALNMSMCTQSTINTAYIITRPIAFLNSAINPVFYFLMGDNFREMLMAKVVQVLGRLKSTDK from the exons atg GCTGTGAATGGGACGGATGCCTGTCAGGATGTGGGAGGAGCCCTGCAGAAGGTTTACCTCTCCACCATGTATAGCCTGGAGTTCactttgggtgccattgggaaCAGCGTTGTTGTGCTTGGTTATATCTTCTGCCTAAAGGAGTGGAAAAATGGCAATATTTACCTGTTCAACTTGTCACTGTCAGATTTGCTGTTCCTGTGCACTTTACCAGTCCTGGTGAGCAGCTACTCCCGAGGCCGATGGATAAGTTCGAGCATCCTGTGCTACAGCAACAGGTTCCTGCTGCACGTCAACCTGTACACCAGCATCCTCTTCCTTACCGTCATCAGCATTGACCGGTACATGCTCATGAGATACCCTTTCAGAGATCATGCACTGCAGAAGAGGAAGACAGCCTTCATTGTGTGCATTGCTGTTTGGGTCCTGGTGATACTGGAGCTGTTGCCGTTGACCTTCTTCCTGGAGACAGTGTCACCAGCCAATAACTTCACGTGCCTCGACTACGCGAGTTCTGGGGACCCAGAGAAAAGCCTCATCTACAGTCTGTTCCTAACGCTCTTTGGGTTCCTCATCCCCCTTGCCATAATGTGCTTCTTCTACgtgaagatgctgctttttctgaagacctggaaggagaggagcagctctgtCCTGGCTCTTGAGAGGCCGCTCACCCTGGTGGTGCTGGCTGTCACCACCTTCTCACTGCTCTTCACCCCATACCATGTGATGCGCAATGTCCGCCTCGCCTCCCGCATCCCAGCCCTCAACATGTCCATGTGCACCCAGAGCACCATCAACACTGCCTACATCATCACCCGGCCCATCGCCTTCCTCAACAGTGCCATCAACCCCGTGTTCTACTTCCTCATGGGGGACAACTTCCGAGAGATGCTGATGGCAAAAGTAGTGCAGGTTTTGGGCAGGCTGAAAAGCACGGACAAATGA